Proteins from a single region of Nomia melanderi isolate GNS246 chromosome 9, iyNomMela1, whole genome shotgun sequence:
- the Pex11c gene encoding peroxisomal biogenesis factor 11c: protein MDIALISEYLDTYQGRDKFLRTFSYMAKFATLGASSKETEKKCKVLSSQLSGCRVILRLLDDIPTLNYALSYGWGKMEPDWILRYAELLQIAVDIIFCPVEHISWAADHELININIEKWDSASTWFWIISLHLSLIKSTRKLINLTNYKIHLSEINRDARFALKSANKQTWNELLTSFRLILDISYAVNYLPPGVLWGGQLKVWQVGALGTLSSFIGLYQALNKQAERKK from the exons ATGGATATTGCATTGATATCCGAATACTTAGACACCTATCAAGGCAGAGATAAATTTTTAAGGACATTTTCCTACATGGCAAAATTTGCTACATTAGGGGCATCTTCAaaggaaacagaaaagaaatgtaAAGTCCTTAGCAGCCAACTAAGTGGTTGCAGAGTGATATTAAGATTACTCGACGATATACCAACACTTAATTATGCTCTGAGCTACGGCTGGGGAAAAATG GAGCCAGATTGGATATTGAGATATGCAGAGCTATTACAAATTGCAGTGGACATCATATTTTGTCCTGTGGAACACATTTCTTGGGCAGCTGACCATGAactaattaacattaatattgaaaaatgggATAGCGCATCAACATGGTTTTGGATAATTTCTTTGCATTTATCACTGATAAA ATctacaagaaaattaataaatctgaCTAACTATAAAATACATCTTTCTGAAATCAATCGTGATGCAAG ATTCGCCCTAAAATCTGCTAACAAACAAACATGGAATGAACTGTTGACCAGTTTTCGATTGATACTAGACATCAGTTATGCTGTAAATTATTTACCACCCGGTGTGCTTTGGGGAGGTCAATTAAAAGTTTGGCAAGTTGGAGCACTTGGAACTTTGTCCTCCTTCATTGGCTTGTATCAAGCGCTAAACAAACAAGCGGAACGGAAGAAGTAA